From one Magnetofaba australis IT-1 genomic stretch:
- a CDS encoding glycosyltransferase: MRVAVVHDWLAERGGAERVLEQILLLYPQATLYALVDFLPESERDFLGGRRAITSFIQHLPMARRRFRAYLPLMPLAVAQWDFSAFDLVISSSHCVVKSVRTGPRQLHVSYVHTPMRYAWDLQTLYLQRLRWPLGRAPLRALLMALRRWDRRTADRVDYYLANSEFVAGRIHRSYGKRAHVVHPPVYCDQIPHSAQSEGFYLTLSRLVPYKRVDLITAAFARMPDKRLVVIGDGPEWARVAQAANGAPNVTLLGRLDDEQARDYLARCRAFVFAAEEDFGIVPLEAQAAGKPVIAYAGGGVLETLRPASNGAENAEPVAWFFAEQSVEAICQAVAQFETTQLSESSAQRCRENASRFATPLFQARFQEAVERAQARYAPSIRK; encoded by the coding sequence ATGCGCGTGGCGGTGGTGCATGACTGGTTGGCCGAACGCGGCGGAGCCGAACGCGTGTTGGAGCAGATCCTGTTGCTCTATCCACAGGCGACGCTCTACGCGCTGGTCGATTTTCTGCCCGAGAGCGAACGCGATTTCCTCGGCGGACGGCGCGCCATCACCAGTTTCATTCAACATCTGCCGATGGCGCGGCGTCGCTTTCGCGCCTATCTGCCATTGATGCCGCTGGCGGTGGCGCAGTGGGACTTCTCCGCGTTTGATCTGGTGATCTCCAGTAGTCACTGCGTGGTCAAATCGGTGCGCACCGGCCCGCGTCAACTGCATGTGAGCTACGTCCACACCCCCATGCGCTACGCCTGGGATCTGCAAACGCTCTACCTGCAGCGTCTGCGCTGGCCATTGGGACGCGCGCCGTTGCGCGCGCTGCTGATGGCGCTGCGGCGCTGGGATCGACGCACGGCGGATCGGGTGGACTACTACCTGGCCAACTCCGAGTTTGTGGCCGGACGCATTCATCGCAGCTACGGCAAGCGCGCCCATGTGGTGCACCCGCCGGTCTACTGTGACCAGATTCCCCACTCGGCGCAGAGCGAAGGGTTCTATTTGACGCTGTCGCGCTTGGTGCCCTACAAGCGGGTGGATCTGATCACGGCGGCGTTTGCGCGCATGCCGGACAAACGCTTGGTGGTGATCGGCGACGGCCCGGAGTGGGCGCGGGTGGCCCAAGCGGCCAACGGTGCGCCCAATGTTACCCTGTTGGGACGTTTGGATGACGAGCAGGCGCGCGACTATCTGGCGCGCTGCCGCGCGTTTGTGTTCGCCGCCGAGGAGGATTTCGGCATCGTGCCGCTAGAGGCCCAGGCGGCGGGCAAACCGGTAATCGCATACGCCGGCGGCGGTGTGTTGGAGACCTTGCGCCCCGCCTCCAATGGCGCGGAGAACGCCGAGCCGGTGGCGTGGTTTTTCGCCGAACAGAGCGTCGAGGCGATTTGTCAGGCGGTGGCGCAGTTCGAAACCACGCAGCTCTCCGAGAGCAGCGCGCAGCGCTGTCGGGAGAACGCCTCGCGCTTCGCCACTCCGCTGTTTCAAGCGCGCTTTCAGGAGGCGGTGGAGCGGGCGCAGGCGCGCTATGCGCCCTCAATCCGCAAGTAG
- a CDS encoding B12-binding domain-containing radical SAM protein produces MRVLLIQPGFAEIYGSFRHLYKRGFLNPPLSLAYLAAALEQAGHHVDLIDAEAEALTLAQLAARAQAFAPQLIGYTATSVDYAQAVAAARRLKQTLPQVPAIIGGVHANLFGAQILAEEALFDYAARGDGEPLITALADALTAPDASLSARLAAIPGLIFRNADGAVTANPPGQATRDLDAYPHPARRLLKDALYIRAIPRQGYVVTASSMTSRGCPYGCVYCAIDALPEGRLTRFRSAANVLEELEEIVNGRGVTHVAFNDDCLTLKPERIFELCEGIHARGLKFTWEGLSRGDLVTPELLRAMRRAGMTRLSFGIESGDPQILATLNKGETLAHIEAGLRWAKEAGIVTRGSVIIGLPHETRASVRRTFRYITGLKTLDQVNINILQPYPGTEVARMTQRGVGGARLIAPEVADNPLAAGGQLRRFGSASVTVNDLTPKRLARLQKQGFFRFYLRPRAMWNNLKIAGWRVCLQDGVGLLRSLVGS; encoded by the coding sequence ATGAGGGTGCTGCTGATTCAGCCCGGATTCGCCGAGATTTATGGCTCCTTCCGGCATCTCTACAAGCGCGGCTTTCTCAATCCGCCGCTGTCGTTGGCCTATCTGGCGGCGGCGTTGGAGCAGGCCGGCCATCACGTCGACCTCATCGACGCCGAGGCCGAAGCCCTCACCCTGGCGCAGTTGGCCGCGCGCGCGCAGGCGTTTGCGCCGCAGCTGATCGGCTACACCGCCACCTCGGTGGATTACGCCCAGGCGGTGGCCGCCGCGCGGCGCCTCAAACAGACGCTGCCGCAGGTCCCCGCCATCATCGGCGGCGTGCACGCCAATCTGTTCGGCGCGCAGATCCTGGCCGAGGAGGCGCTGTTCGATTACGCCGCGCGCGGCGATGGCGAACCGCTGATCACCGCCCTGGCCGACGCCCTGACCGCTCCCGACGCCTCCCTGAGCGCGCGTCTGGCGGCGATCCCCGGCCTGATCTTCCGCAACGCCGATGGCGCGGTGACGGCCAATCCGCCCGGCCAGGCGACGCGCGACCTGGACGCCTATCCGCACCCGGCGCGCCGCCTGCTCAAGGACGCCCTCTACATCCGCGCGATTCCGCGTCAGGGCTATGTGGTCACCGCCTCCAGCATGACTTCGCGCGGCTGCCCCTACGGCTGCGTCTACTGCGCCATCGACGCCCTGCCCGAGGGCCGCTTGACCCGCTTTCGCTCCGCCGCCAACGTGCTGGAGGAGCTGGAGGAGATCGTCAACGGACGCGGCGTGACCCATGTGGCCTTCAACGACGACTGCCTGACCCTCAAGCCGGAGCGCATCTTTGAATTGTGCGAGGGGATCCACGCGCGCGGGCTGAAATTCACCTGGGAGGGGCTCAGTCGCGGCGATCTGGTGACGCCGGAGCTGCTGCGCGCCATGCGGCGGGCGGGCATGACGCGGCTATCATTCGGCATCGAGAGCGGCGACCCGCAGATTCTGGCCACCCTCAACAAGGGCGAGACCCTGGCGCATATCGAAGCGGGACTGCGCTGGGCCAAGGAGGCGGGCATCGTCACGCGCGGTTCGGTGATCATCGGCCTGCCCCACGAGACCCGCGCCTCGGTGCGGCGCACCTTCCGCTATATCACTGGGCTCAAGACCCTGGATCAGGTCAACATCAACATTCTGCAACCCTACCCCGGCACCGAGGTGGCGCGCATGACCCAACGCGGCGTGGGCGGCGCGCGGCTGATTGCGCCGGAGGTCGCCGACAATCCGCTGGCGGCGGGCGGCCAGTTGCGGCGCTTCGGCTCCGCCAGCGTGACGGTCAACGACCTCACCCCCAAGCGGTTGGCGCGCTTGCAAAAGCAGGGCTTTTTCCGCTTCTATCTGCGACCGCGCGCGATGTGGAACAATCTGAAAATCGCCGGTTGGCGCGTCTGCCTGCAGGATGGCGTCGGCCTGCTGCGCAGCCTGGTCGGGAGTTAA
- a CDS encoding B12-binding domain-containing radical SAM protein, translated as MEAPYRAAYGGGGLAVSYYFPLGLGYLAAYLEKQGRRVELLVESPRVEFWAELNARLRQHAYLCVGISSMTSAFPQALRIARLVKQHAPATPVVAGGAHVSGVGAAALEAHAEIDFLVLGEGEITLWELARWLNAETDAEPTQIAGLAWRNAAGTVMRNAPRGFHPTLDDFPPPARHLTQFTDFALHAHTTGGGGRGATMLSSRGCPFGCLFCSAHLTDGKKYRVRSIDAILAELRELRDRYEVRYVFFEDDVITVMRKRLLALCAAIVEADLQMTFGCFSTVEHFDEELARTMSRAGFRLVIFGMESGDAQILAQLGKGKGATLDDARAAVARCRRYGMRSFASFVVGFPFESVAQIERTFAFGRALRPSLLTFNPLTPFPGTPLFDPQRHTPAHADGWADFVTTRALPFDMNPELSASQLMQRVQRAHLRYYLHPLTLWRMLREIRSWGEIQALLVGFLGLLARLFGARRAA; from the coding sequence GTGGAGGCCCCCTATCGCGCCGCATACGGCGGCGGCGGGCTGGCGGTGTCGTACTACTTTCCGCTGGGTCTGGGCTATCTGGCCGCCTATCTGGAAAAGCAGGGCCGCCGCGTGGAGCTGCTGGTGGAGAGCCCGCGCGTGGAGTTCTGGGCGGAACTCAACGCGCGCCTGCGCCAACACGCCTATCTGTGCGTGGGGATCTCCAGCATGACCAGCGCGTTTCCGCAGGCGCTGCGCATCGCCCGGTTGGTCAAGCAGCACGCGCCCGCCACCCCGGTGGTGGCGGGCGGGGCGCATGTGAGCGGGGTCGGCGCGGCGGCGCTGGAGGCCCATGCCGAGATCGACTTTCTGGTTTTGGGCGAAGGCGAAATCACCTTGTGGGAGCTGGCGCGCTGGCTCAACGCGGAGACCGACGCGGAGCCGACGCAGATCGCTGGGTTGGCGTGGCGCAACGCGGCGGGGACGGTGATGCGCAATGCGCCGCGCGGTTTTCACCCCACGCTGGACGATTTCCCGCCGCCGGCGCGGCATCTGACCCAATTTACCGACTTTGCCCTCCACGCCCACACCACCGGCGGCGGCGGGCGCGGCGCCACCATGCTCTCCAGTCGCGGCTGCCCGTTCGGCTGTCTGTTCTGCTCGGCGCACCTGACCGACGGCAAAAAATATCGCGTGCGCTCCATTGACGCCATTCTGGCCGAACTGCGTGAGTTGCGCGATCGCTACGAAGTGCGCTACGTGTTTTTTGAAGATGATGTGATCACGGTGATGCGCAAACGTCTCTTGGCGCTGTGTGCAGCCATCGTCGAGGCCGATCTGCAGATGACCTTCGGCTGTTTTTCGACCGTGGAGCACTTCGACGAGGAGCTGGCGCGGACCATGTCCCGAGCCGGTTTCCGCTTGGTGATCTTCGGCATGGAGTCCGGCGATGCGCAGATCCTGGCGCAACTGGGCAAGGGCAAGGGGGCCACTCTGGACGACGCCCGCGCCGCGGTGGCGCGCTGCCGCCGCTACGGCATGCGCTCCTTTGCCTCGTTTGTGGTGGGATTCCCCTTCGAGAGCGTGGCGCAGATTGAGCGCACCTTCGCCTTTGGCCGGGCGCTGCGCCCCTCCCTGCTCACCTTCAATCCGCTCACGCCGTTTCCCGGCACGCCGCTGTTTGACCCCCAGCGCCACACCCCCGCCCATGCCGACGGCTGGGCCGACTTCGTCACCACCCGCGCCTTGCCGTTCGACATGAACCCGGAACTCTCCGCTTCCCAGTTGATGCAGCGGGTGCAGCGCGCGCATCTGCGCTACTACCTGCATCCCCTGACCCTCTGGCGCATGCTGCGTGAAATCCGCTCATGGGGCGAGATTCAGGCGCTGTTGGTCGGTTTTCTGGGGTTGTTGGCGCGCCTGTTCGGCGCGCGCCGCGCCGCATGA
- a CDS encoding glycosyltransferase, producing MINFQAWARPVAAQLTPAERPAPSARQARVTIITPTLQRAAMLPQALDSVAACAHGLPVEHIVVDGGSSDGSQALVRARAGAVRLIEGPDINSHDAMNKGVAQARGEIIGFLNSDDAYAPSTLLAAMRHFHDNPACLALRVPCLLRESERIVGRILTRIDMGHDANAAWEEYLYGAPAFNAYFFRRALFDRIGLFNVAYVIAADRDFLLRMLAAGIRPHSLCEGAMIYQRHAGSATLAEDETRIIAFLREHLMIAHRLAAGVAPAQQTQLRQWRAHEAHQLGKRLLRRGEFGAAARAAALGWRDGVALARAMRRRAHLTQAYRQLAQSVSAGVAGEREPA from the coding sequence ATGATCAATTTTCAAGCCTGGGCCCGCCCCGTTGCGGCGCAGCTCACGCCCGCTGAACGGCCTGCGCCGAGCGCCCGGCAAGCGCGCGTCACCATCATCACCCCCACGCTGCAGCGCGCAGCCATGCTGCCGCAGGCGCTGGACAGCGTCGCCGCCTGCGCCCACGGCCTGCCGGTGGAGCATATCGTGGTGGATGGCGGCTCCAGCGACGGCTCGCAAGCGCTGGTTCGCGCGCGCGCAGGCGCCGTGCGCCTCATCGAAGGGCCGGACATCAACTCCCATGACGCCATGAACAAAGGCGTGGCGCAGGCGCGCGGCGAAATCATCGGCTTTTTGAACTCCGACGACGCCTATGCGCCATCCACTCTGCTGGCGGCCATGCGGCATTTCCACGACAATCCCGCCTGTCTGGCGCTGCGCGTTCCCTGTCTGTTGCGCGAGTCGGAGCGGATCGTCGGGCGCATTTTGACGCGTATCGACATGGGCCATGACGCCAACGCGGCGTGGGAGGAGTATCTGTATGGCGCGCCCGCTTTCAACGCCTACTTTTTTCGCCGCGCCCTGTTTGACCGGATCGGCCTGTTCAACGTCGCCTATGTCATCGCTGCGGATCGCGATTTTCTGCTGCGCATGCTGGCGGCCGGGATTCGACCGCACAGCCTGTGCGAGGGCGCGATGATCTACCAACGCCACGCCGGATCCGCCACCCTGGCGGAGGATGAGACCCGCATTATCGCTTTTCTGCGCGAACATCTGATGATTGCCCACAGGCTCGCCGCGGGGGTTGCGCCGGCGCAACAGACGCAACTGCGCCAGTGGCGCGCCCACGAAGCGCATCAGTTGGGCAAGCGGCTGCTGCGCCGGGGCGAGTTCGGCGCCGCCGCGCGCGCGGCGGCGCTGGGTTGGCGGGATGGGGTCGCCCTGGCGCGGGCGATGCGTCGGCGCGCGCATCTGACGCAGGCGTATCGACAACTGGCTCAGAGCGTGTCGGCTGGCGTCGCCGGAGAGAGGGAGCCCGCATGA
- a CDS encoding B12-binding domain-containing radical SAM protein, which translates to MARIAFCQDVLSEFISYMSLSAVLKQAGHEVAVFVDSGGQSERMQEQLRGFEPDLIGFSLMTASVAWALEQAGRIKRWFDGPIIVGGVHAHIDPEFIRHPQIDIQCIGEGEYVLRDLADCLSRGDAYDHLPGLSVKRNGQVIVNPAAAELIELDQLPYLDQELYAELPYFRERRSLVFKLGRGCPFRCAFCANAVDLDLFGPRYVRKMSPQRAIAEIEHAVARHQPREVRLHDENLWNSNAWLREFLQLYKARVNLPYAAAFRFGPIQEADVRLLGEAGKAYLIFAVECADEEERRSVLNKQVSNAHIVQAAEWLRRYNVTFCATALFGLPGETVAARVRDLAFYRRLGAGFVSTAFISYLPGAAISTQPAVRDALLDGVGFGKSFHREMSLDLPERLQLTNLKKVYNVMVRYPAMQRPLLWLTRFPIPVLFDLIFLVNYYFGFDLNKVGARQALKLLWRYGLSEMSWLNSRAAKSRRRDALASESSS; encoded by the coding sequence TGGCGCGGATCGCCTTCTGCCAGGACGTTTTGTCCGAATTCATCAGCTATATGTCGCTGTCGGCGGTGCTCAAGCAGGCTGGCCACGAGGTCGCCGTATTCGTCGACAGCGGCGGCCAATCGGAGCGTATGCAGGAGCAGCTGCGCGGTTTCGAACCGGACCTGATCGGCTTCTCCCTGATGACCGCCTCGGTGGCGTGGGCGCTGGAGCAGGCGGGGCGGATCAAACGCTGGTTTGACGGTCCCATCATCGTCGGCGGCGTGCATGCGCACATCGATCCCGAGTTCATCCGCCACCCGCAGATCGACATCCAGTGCATCGGCGAAGGCGAGTATGTGTTGCGCGACCTGGCCGACTGCCTGAGCCGCGGCGACGCCTATGACCATCTGCCCGGCTTGAGCGTCAAACGCAACGGTCAGGTCATCGTCAACCCCGCCGCCGCCGAGTTGATCGAGCTGGACCAACTGCCCTATCTGGATCAGGAGCTGTACGCCGAACTGCCCTATTTCCGCGAACGCCGCTCGCTGGTGTTCAAACTGGGGCGCGGCTGTCCGTTCCGCTGCGCCTTTTGCGCCAATGCGGTGGATCTGGATCTGTTTGGGCCGCGCTACGTGCGCAAAATGTCGCCCCAGCGCGCCATCGCCGAAATCGAACACGCGGTGGCGCGTCACCAGCCGCGCGAGGTGCGCCTGCACGACGAAAATCTGTGGAACAGCAACGCCTGGCTGCGGGAGTTTCTGCAACTCTACAAAGCGCGGGTCAACCTCCCCTATGCGGCGGCGTTCCGCTTTGGGCCCATCCAGGAGGCCGACGTGCGCCTGTTGGGCGAGGCGGGCAAGGCGTATCTGATTTTCGCCGTGGAGTGCGCCGACGAAGAGGAGCGCCGCAGCGTGCTCAACAAACAGGTGAGCAACGCCCACATTGTGCAGGCGGCCGAATGGTTGCGGCGCTATAACGTCACCTTCTGCGCCACCGCGCTGTTCGGTCTGCCCGGCGAAACCGTGGCCGCGCGGGTGCGGGATCTGGCGTTCTACCGGCGGTTGGGGGCCGGGTTCGTCTCCACCGCGTTTATCAGCTATCTGCCCGGCGCCGCGATCTCGACGCAACCGGCGGTGCGCGATGCGCTGCTGGACGGCGTGGGCTTTGGCAAATCGTTCCACCGCGAGATGTCGCTGGACCTGCCCGAACGGCTGCAATTGACCAATCTGAAGAAGGTCTACAACGTGATGGTGCGCTATCCGGCCATGCAACGGCCGCTGTTGTGGCTGACCCGTTTCCCCATCCCGGTGCTGTTCGATCTGATCTTTCTGGTCAACTACTACTTCGGTTTCGACTTGAACAAGGTCGGCGCGCGGCAGGCGCTCAAACTGTTGTGGCGCTACGGCCTCAGTGAGATGAGTTGGCTCAACTCGCGCGCAGCCAAATCCCGGCGCCGCGACGCGCTGGCGTCAGAGTCGTCGTCATGA
- a CDS encoding glycosyltransferase family 2 protein → MIPLEQCTVVIPAHNEALAIDQVLQELTTRYGPRLALLVVDDGSEDDTAARAQRYAGVRVARHHRRFGYGASIKTALSLAATPYICLFDADGQHQAADVARLLEAAPNMDMVIGARAWGGLGVSWRTPGKLALIALAAICMGRLFPDLNSGLRLVDRELLLQYVPLLPDGFSASTTSTLIFFTRGYSVAHTPIQVRPRLGRSQVRPLRDGARATGTILRMVTLFKPIRFFSLVGALLLAIGVIYGANRLMLNPQVGLSVGSLLIILTGVLVFLFGLIADQIANIRLEQLERRHTLARRIRAETEPDP, encoded by the coding sequence ATGATCCCGCTGGAGCAGTGCACGGTGGTGATCCCCGCCCACAACGAGGCGCTGGCCATCGACCAGGTGTTGCAGGAGTTGACCACCCGTTACGGCCCCCGCTTGGCGCTGTTGGTGGTGGATGACGGCTCCGAGGATGACACCGCCGCGCGCGCGCAGCGCTATGCGGGGGTGCGCGTGGCGCGTCATCATCGTCGTTTTGGTTACGGCGCGTCGATCAAAACCGCGCTGAGCCTCGCCGCCACCCCCTACATCTGTCTGTTCGACGCCGATGGCCAGCATCAGGCGGCCGATGTGGCGCGTCTGCTGGAGGCCGCGCCCAACATGGATATGGTGATCGGCGCGCGCGCCTGGGGCGGGCTGGGGGTCTCCTGGCGCACGCCGGGCAAACTGGCGCTGATCGCCCTGGCGGCGATCTGCATGGGGCGGCTGTTCCCCGACCTGAACTCCGGCTTGCGGCTGGTGGATCGGGAGCTGCTGCTGCAGTATGTGCCGCTGCTGCCCGACGGCTTCTCCGCCAGCACCACCAGCACGCTGATCTTCTTCACCCGCGGCTACAGCGTGGCGCACACGCCGATCCAGGTGCGCCCGCGTCTGGGCCGCAGCCAGGTGCGCCCCCTGCGCGATGGCGCGCGCGCCACCGGAACCATTCTGCGCATGGTGACCCTGTTCAAGCCGATCCGCTTCTTCTCCCTGGTGGGCGCGCTGCTGCTGGCCATCGGCGTGATCTACGGCGCCAACCGGCTGATGCTCAACCCCCAGGTAGGGTTGTCGGTGGGCAGTCTGCTGATCATTCTCACCGGCGTGCTGGTGTTCCTGTTCGGCCTCATCGCCGACCAGATCGCCAATATCCGCCTGGAGCAGCTGGAGCGCCGTCACACCCTGGCGCGCCGCATCCGCGCCGAGACCGAGCCGGATCCATGA